GCCAGTGTCGATAAAGCGGCTCTCCGCCAGTTGGTGACGGGCCCTGGCATGGAGGATATCGCTGATATCAGCGGCCCCCTGCTCAAAACGGACCTGCTCAATGGCCGCGCTCTCCCTGGTCATGGCAAGTTCCGCCCGGGCGCTGTTGTAGTCGCTGGCCGCGGTGTTGATCCTGAAGACCGCTTCCGCCAATGCCCGCTTGAGTTCCAGTTCCGCCTTGGTCTGTTCGTATTGACTCTGACGGGCAATGATCTCGATCGCCCGGGTCCGGGCAAAGCCGGTAAAGAGCGCCACCTCGTAGACAACCCCCGCGCTGAACAGATCCTCGGTGGTTGGTACGGCCGCGGGGTTGGAGGATATTGATGCCGGGGTCATGGGGGCCAGGGTATGGGGCAGATTATAATGGGTGTAGGATGAGACGATATCCAGGTTGCCGAAACTGCGCGCTTTCTGCTCTACCATGTCTGCATGGGCGAGTTGCAGGTTCAGTTGTTGTTTGTCCAGGTCCGGATTGTTCCGCAGGGCCAGTTCAACACACTCTTCGAGGGTGAAGGCCCGGCCCGGGCCAACCGTGACAACAAGGACGAGCAGGATGACCGCAACCGGGGGCAGAATTTTTTTTAAAAGACCCATGGCGATTTTTTTGACATATAATGAAAGTTCTGGTTGAATGATTCCGGCTTGTTTAAACAAACGTTTAATTAATATTATTATTGCTATGCATAAAAAAGTCAACAATAATCAGGCCGGGCAACAATCCCGGGAGCGAATTATCGGGGCGGCGGTGAAACTCTTTGCCCGTCAGGGGTTTGCCGGTACCGGCCTGCGGGAACTGGCAGCCGCCGCCGACGTCAACCTGGCGATGATCAACTATTTTTTCGGCTCCAAGAAGGAACTGCTCAAGGAGATACTTGATATTTTCTTATCAGGCTACCTGGCCATTGGCCGCGAGGAACTGGCCGGAGACGATGGGCTGCAGGCAAGGCTCGGCCGGTTTATCAGCCGCGCTGTGAGCTATTTTGAAAGCCACCGGGATTACCTGCTTGTCACCATCACCGAACTCCCCCATGATGATCCCGAGATAATAGAATACAAGGCCGCCTGGGGGCGGCGGATGATGGAGATTGTCGGCCGGGAGGTCTGCCGGCCCCTGGCCGCGGAAACCGGCGTCATGATCCCGGCGACAGTGGTTGGGCCCATGCTGACCGCGATGATGGCGTCACGTTTTCTGTTTGCCCCGGTGGTGGAGCGGGTGCGGCCAGATGGGGTTGAGGCGCCGGCGGCTGAGGACTACGCAGAGATCATCAGCGGTTTTTTTCTTAAGGGGATTGCCGGGTTCCAGTAATTTCTCAGTTTCAACGTCCCGGTTTTCAAACCTTTGAACTCGTCCCGGCCTGCTCAGGGTTGGCGGCGGTGTGTACCCCGCCGCTGTTGCCCGTTATTCCCTGAGCCAGGCAATGCAGTCCTCGATTGTGTGGAAAGATTTTATGGGTACGCCCGTATTTTCGACGGTTTCTTTCAGCAAAAGTATTTTTTCGTTGGTCTCATCCGAGATTACTACTCCCCATTTAATATCCCGGGAGAAGGTGAAATCAATGGTCTTGCCGAACATGAAAATGAATCTTTCGCCAGGGAGAGAACTCTGTTGCCGGGCATCCACAAGGACCATGGTGCAGCCGTATTCCTGGTGCAGCCGTTCAATCTTGTCCCTGGTTTCCACCAGCATGGCCTCGGTCACCAGTCCCCAGGACTTGACCTTGATAATCTCATGCCCTTTCAGCAGGGAAACGGTTTGCGGCATTGTTCATACCTCTTCTTATTACGCACTGATCAGAAAGGCGCATTGGGGGAGGGGGGCGGCTAACAATACGGCCGATCCCGGTGAGAATAATCAACTGTTACGGGTTTATCAATAACAGCCGTTCTCCAGCAGAGTCAATGGCCGGGAGCCCGGCATGGGCAAATAAAAACCTGAATCCGTGACGGCTTGAGTTGATATCCCATGCAATATCTGGAATTTATTGCATTATTGTCAAACAGGCGCATTTGCTGGTCTTCACCGCGCCGCCCGGCGGCCCGCCTGATAACGGCGCAGCTGCCGCATTGGCAACTCGTTGATATCACACCATGATAATCAACATCGTTGCCGCCTTGGATCCGCACCATTCGCGAACGTTCACGGATTCAGGAAAAAAATAAAACCATTGACCCCGGACCATGGTCCAATGTTTATAGTTCATTATACTGGTCGGATTCATCACCGCCGAGGCAGTGCGGCGGTTTGTTGAAAAACATTTAAAAGGATAACCGTTAAGGAGGGAAGTCATGGATACAGATCACGATTCCAGAACAGGAAGTTGTTGTCATCCGGACCCGGATGACGGGTCTGAATATCGAGACCCGGTCTGCGGCATGACCACGGATGATCCGGATGCTTATCAGCCATATGATCATAACGGCAGGACCTATTATTTCTGCAGTGACCACTGCCTGACGAAATTTAAAAACGATCCCGGTTCCTTCACCCCCGGTGGTCATGATACCGGACCATTGCCAGGCAAGCCAGCGGGCCCGGGCAGCCATTCCGAAACCCCGAATTCCACATCTCAAGCCCAGACCTACACCTGCCCCATGGACCCTGAAATTATCCGGGACCAGCCGGGCGCCTGCCCTAAATGCGGCATGGCCCTGGAGCCGATGACCCCGGTGATTCCGGCCTCCCGCACCGAATATACCTGCCCCATGCATCCGGAAATCGTGCGGCCGGGGCCGGATAATTGCCCTAAATGCGGCATGGCCCTGGAACCCCGGGACGTGGCGGTTGACGAGCAGGAGGCAAACCCGGAATACGCGGACATGAAAAACCGTTTTGTGGTGGCCGGAATACTGTCCGTGCCCCTGGTACTGATCGCCATGCGGACCATGATTCC
This genomic stretch from Desulfobacterales bacterium harbors:
- a CDS encoding TolC family protein, producing the protein MGLLKKILPPVAVILLVLVVTVGPGRAFTLEECVELALRNNPDLDKQQLNLQLAHADMVEQKARSFGNLDIVSSYTHYNLPHTLAPMTPASISSNPAAVPTTEDLFSAGVVYEVALFTGFARTRAIEIIARQSQYEQTKAELELKRALAEAVFRINTAASDYNSARAELAMTRESAAIEQVRFEQGAADISDILHARARHQLAESRFIDTGYRYKTACFYLDYLLEHGENR
- a CDS encoding TetR family transcriptional regulator, with protein sequence MHKKVNNNQAGQQSRERIIGAAVKLFARQGFAGTGLRELAAAADVNLAMINYFFGSKKELLKEILDIFLSGYLAIGREELAGDDGLQARLGRFISRAVSYFESHRDYLLVTITELPHDDPEIIEYKAAWGRRMMEIVGREVCRPLAAETGVMIPATVVGPMLTAMMASRFLFAPVVERVRPDGVEAPAAEDYAEIISGFFLKGIAGFQ